A genomic stretch from Verrucomicrobiota bacterium includes:
- a CDS encoding alkaline phosphatase family protein, which produces MKRTAVINVVGLTAGLLGDHTPCINALAKRGNLTSFKPSFPAVTCTAQSDFLTGKNASEHGVVANGWYNRDYSEVHFWKQSNHLVKGPKLWDELRDEAPGFTCAKMFWWYNMYSTVDFSVTPRPMYPADGRKFFDVYTHPMGMKEEMKRDLGEFPFHTFWGPKAGIESSQWIAASAKWIEEKEQPTLNLVYLPHLDYNLQRLGSKDPAISKDLSAIDTLVGELFTFFESKSIQVVLLSEYGITSVDNPIHINRALRKKGWLTIKPELGLEQLDYGASEAFAVADHQVAHVYVKNKELLNDVKQTLESLEGIDRVLDEEGKAEFGIHHERSGDLIAIADSKSWFTYYYWLDDDVAPDFARCVDIHRKPGYDPVELFLDPTIRLPFLKIAWFLLKKKLGFRALLDVIPLDANLVKGSHGRIPEDENDWPLIISEASNAEVHCSTDVYNQLRTIILGN; this is translated from the coding sequence ATGAAGCGGACCGCGGTCATCAATGTCGTTGGCTTAACCGCCGGATTATTGGGTGACCACACGCCTTGTATCAACGCATTGGCGAAGCGCGGAAACCTAACATCTTTCAAGCCATCGTTTCCCGCCGTCACCTGCACGGCTCAATCCGATTTCCTTACCGGTAAGAACGCCTCCGAACATGGGGTGGTAGCCAATGGTTGGTATAATCGCGACTATAGCGAAGTTCATTTTTGGAAACAGTCCAATCACTTGGTTAAAGGACCAAAACTTTGGGATGAGCTCCGAGACGAAGCCCCGGGTTTCACATGTGCAAAAATGTTCTGGTGGTATAATATGTATTCGACGGTCGACTTCAGTGTAACGCCGCGGCCTATGTATCCGGCAGACGGCCGGAAATTTTTCGATGTTTATACTCACCCTATGGGGATGAAGGAGGAGATGAAAAGAGATTTGGGCGAATTTCCTTTCCATACCTTTTGGGGACCCAAGGCAGGCATTGAATCGTCCCAATGGATAGCCGCTTCGGCCAAATGGATCGAAGAAAAGGAGCAACCCACTCTCAATTTGGTTTATCTTCCGCACCTTGATTACAATCTGCAACGTTTGGGATCGAAAGATCCTGCTATCTCCAAAGATTTGTCCGCCATCGATACGCTGGTGGGAGAATTGTTCACATTCTTCGAAAGCAAATCGATTCAAGTGGTTTTACTTTCGGAATATGGAATCACCTCCGTTGATAACCCCATACACATTAATCGCGCCCTTCGCAAAAAAGGTTGGCTGACTATCAAACCAGAATTGGGGCTTGAACAGCTCGACTACGGTGCCAGTGAAGCTTTCGCCGTCGCAGATCATCAGGTAGCTCATGTCTATGTAAAAAACAAAGAGCTCCTCAATGATGTTAAACAAACGCTTGAATCTCTTGAGGGCATTGATCGGGTACTTGATGAAGAAGGAAAGGCGGAGTTCGGAATTCATCACGAACGCTCGGGCGACCTGATCGCAATCGCTGACAGCAAGTCCTGGTTTACCTATTACTACTGGCTCGATGATGATGTAGCCCCGGATTTTGCGCGCTGCGTGGATATACACCGGAAACCTGGCTATGATCCTGTCGAACTCTTCCTAGACCCAACCATTCGTCTCCCTTTCTTGAAAATCGCATGGTTCCTGCTTAAGAAAAAACTGGGCTTCCGCGCACTGTTGGACGTCATCCCACTGGATGCAAATTTGGTGAAAGGATCGCATGGCAGAATTCCCGAGGATGAAAACGATTGGCCGCTAATCATAAGCGAAGCATCCAATGCGGAAGTGCACTGTTCAACAGACGTTTATAATCAGCTTCGAACCATTATTCTAGGAAACTAG
- a CDS encoding DUF1080 domain-containing protein, with protein MNLSAKSLINRIVVGTILLSVGAILGIYIGMKKDLKWASLYNGNDLSGWSVESFDADSQKAYWKSEDGMIVCDSMGDKDHDSIWLKHALEIEDFELKLKFRAFRDSPGNSGVQVRSRWVARSDLPKGAWMHGPQVDIHPPLPWRTGLIYDETPETKRWISPSMPSSKIDAADGPEEWVFNYADSPNAWNDLIIRCEGPQITTTLNGMMVADLDGEGLLNDEAHKKHRVGMRGFIALQLHAKDELKMHFKDIFIREL; from the coding sequence ATGAATCTATCCGCAAAATCCCTAATCAATCGAATCGTTGTCGGAACCATCCTTCTTTCTGTAGGAGCGATACTGGGAATTTATATAGGTATGAAAAAGGACCTTAAATGGGCCTCGCTCTACAACGGGAATGATCTCTCCGGGTGGTCAGTCGAATCATTTGATGCCGATTCCCAGAAGGCGTATTGGAAGTCAGAGGATGGAATGATTGTTTGCGATTCCATGGGTGATAAGGATCACGATTCTATTTGGTTAAAACATGCGCTTGAGATTGAAGATTTCGAGTTGAAGTTGAAGTTCAGAGCTTTCCGGGACTCTCCTGGAAATAGTGGAGTGCAAGTTCGTAGTCGCTGGGTTGCCAGATCAGATCTTCCTAAAGGTGCATGGATGCACGGACCTCAGGTTGATATCCATCCACCTCTTCCTTGGCGGACCGGTCTTATCTACGACGAAACACCCGAAACGAAACGCTGGATAAGTCCAAGTATGCCCAGCTCGAAGATTGACGCCGCTGATGGACCCGAGGAATGGGTTTTTAATTATGCGGACAGTCCCAATGCGTGGAACGATTTAATCATCCGATGCGAAGGTCCCCAGATTACTACCACACTCAACGGTATGATGGTAGCAGATCTTGATGGGGAAGGACTGTTGAATGATGAAGCCCACAAAAAACATCGTGTGGGCATGAGAGGATTTATTGCACTTCAGCTACATGCGAAAGATGAACTGAAAATGCATTTCAAAGATATCTTTATCCGAGAGCTTTGA
- a CDS encoding SDR family oxidoreductase, translating to MNDATHISGKVIIITGASSGIGRATANHLASLGAKVVLGARREDRLKELSDEITAAGGEVAWKVTDVTNYKSVKELAAHATATFGSIDVLINNAGKNTLGAVDKLQVDAWNSMIDVNIKGPLNGIAAVLPGMKEQGYGQIITTSSMVAHQGMAFMAVYNGTKAAIKMIHEGLRQEVGPDIRVSMVSPGAVYTEIGTDDDPEAMDYLMKEFDGLKLLDPIDVARAFAFAISQPAHVDINEVIIRPTAQRA from the coding sequence ATGAACGATGCAACGCACATTTCAGGGAAAGTCATTATAATTACGGGTGCTTCAAGTGGCATCGGAAGAGCCACAGCCAACCATCTGGCAAGCCTGGGAGCCAAGGTCGTCCTCGGCGCACGCCGTGAAGACAGATTAAAAGAACTTTCCGACGAAATAACAGCTGCCGGAGGAGAGGTGGCCTGGAAAGTTACCGACGTAACCAACTACAAGAGCGTAAAAGAATTGGCCGCTCACGCCACAGCTACCTTCGGATCGATCGACGTTTTGATCAATAATGCAGGAAAAAACACCCTGGGTGCCGTAGATAAGCTGCAGGTCGATGCGTGGAACAGCATGATCGATGTAAATATAAAAGGTCCCCTCAATGGAATTGCGGCGGTTCTTCCAGGAATGAAGGAACAGGGCTACGGACAAATTATTACCACATCCTCCATGGTTGCTCACCAAGGCATGGCCTTCATGGCGGTGTATAATGGAACCAAGGCAGCGATCAAGATGATCCATGAAGGACTTCGCCAGGAAGTAGGACCTGACATCCGGGTCAGCATGGTTTCGCCAGGTGCAGTCTACACAGAGATTGGCACTGACGATGATCCGGAAGCGATGGATTACCTTATGAAAGAATTTGATGGTCTGAAATTGCTCGATCCCATTGACGTTGCACGTGCGTTCGCGTTCGCAATAAGCCAACCGGCTCATGTGGACATCAACGAAGTGATCATTCGACCAACAGCTCAGAGAGCGTAG